A genomic window from Parvularcula sp. LCG005 includes:
- a CDS encoding Bro-N domain-containing protein, whose protein sequence is MSSLIVHLFEDDFPIRSLMRGGAPWFIARDVCRALHYTNTRDPIRRLDDDEKGVVKHDTPGGDQDMVIISEPGVYRLIAGSRTPAAKRFQRWLYHEVLPDIRRTGQYAGPPKAGDDVDIREKEWKLEAVRSAHRYFGKAAARALWLQLGLPSADSFCIATPPDPSGDGRAALSHILSVLSEEIRTAIEGDKAGLRRTGIAVKSCKCKASVHIAFNHPYLVRLYANTPFDDLRWSYALRRLPGAEASSTYFDDRRQRSTRLPLSLILDHLETP, encoded by the coding sequence ATGAGCAGTCTCATTGTTCATTTATTTGAGGATGACTTCCCTATCCGAAGCCTGATGAGGGGCGGTGCGCCCTGGTTCATCGCACGGGATGTGTGTCGAGCCCTGCATTATACGAACACGCGCGATCCGATCCGAAGATTGGATGACGACGAAAAGGGGGTCGTAAAACACGACACCCCTGGTGGTGACCAGGACATGGTCATCATATCCGAACCGGGCGTCTATCGGCTCATCGCCGGATCCCGAACCCCCGCAGCCAAGCGCTTTCAGCGCTGGCTGTATCACGAAGTCCTCCCTGACATCCGTCGCACAGGCCAATATGCGGGGCCGCCAAAGGCCGGTGATGACGTGGATATCCGCGAAAAAGAATGGAAGCTTGAAGCTGTCCGCAGTGCGCATCGGTACTTTGGCAAGGCCGCTGCGAGGGCGCTATGGCTGCAATTGGGGCTGCCCTCTGCCGACAGTTTCTGCATTGCCACACCACCTGATCCATCAGGCGACGGACGTGCAGCATTGAGCCATATACTCAGTGTACTTTCAGAAGAGATTAGGACGGCAATTGAGGGAGATAAGGCTGGGCTGAGACGCACTGGCATTGCCGTAAAAAGCTGCAAATGTAAGGCATCTGTGCATATTGCATTCAATCATCCGTACCTTGTCCGTCTGTATGCGAATACACCGTTTGATGATCTTCGGTGGTCATATGCGTTGCGGCGTTTGCCGGGCGCAGAAGCGTCATCAACCTATTTTGATGACAGGCGGCAGCGGTCCACACGACTGCCCTTGTCCTTAATTTTGGACCACCTCGAGACCCCATAA
- a CDS encoding toprim domain-containing protein: MMERRQDTTEIREGLRQRAGELAERLYPGGRRDGVHYWPPTTSGTKLARGDRDSSICIDVAGATAGRWVDFGDRAAKGDLINLIAFAEFGCYPPDGAKEAFAWARQWLGLSDPERAAQYRKAAAARPAPAPAQTDDREVKARKAYGWWLNRGQPLPGTHGEDYLRGRGIRLDWLRRPPEAVRFSPALKAPDGQFYPGLLTAMSGPDGRIRAVHRTFLHPHEPRKATLPKAKMMWGDVQGTSIRLAKGDSSYSPEKAYAAGHREGRQVITEGIEDALSWAMFNRDDRVTAAGSISNLANAPLFACCDHYLVVADNDPQDSTSRADLERALDTLADRAGAKTVSVTRPLAQKDVNELLQDKVNG; this comes from the coding sequence ATGATGGAGCGGCGCCAGGACACCACGGAGATCCGCGAGGGATTGCGACAGCGCGCCGGTGAGCTGGCCGAGCGTCTGTATCCCGGCGGGCGTCGAGACGGCGTGCATTACTGGCCCCCGACCACGTCCGGCACGAAGCTGGCGCGCGGGGATCGCGACAGTTCCATCTGTATTGATGTGGCGGGCGCAACGGCGGGGCGCTGGGTCGATTTTGGGGATCGGGCGGCCAAGGGCGACCTGATCAACCTGATCGCCTTCGCCGAATTTGGCTGTTATCCGCCGGACGGGGCAAAGGAAGCCTTTGCCTGGGCCCGTCAGTGGCTGGGGTTGAGCGACCCCGAGCGCGCTGCCCAATACCGCAAGGCCGCTGCGGCGCGCCCCGCCCCTGCCCCGGCGCAGACCGATGACCGCGAGGTGAAGGCGCGCAAAGCCTATGGCTGGTGGTTGAATCGGGGCCAGCCGCTCCCCGGCACCCATGGAGAAGATTATCTGCGCGGGCGGGGCATCCGCCTGGACTGGCTGCGGCGTCCACCGGAGGCGGTGCGCTTTTCGCCCGCCCTGAAAGCCCCAGACGGTCAGTTTTATCCTGGTCTGCTGACCGCCATGTCCGGGCCCGACGGGCGCATTCGGGCGGTACACCGCACATTCCTGCATCCCCATGAGCCGCGCAAGGCGACCTTGCCCAAGGCGAAAATGATGTGGGGGGATGTTCAGGGCACGTCCATCCGGCTAGCCAAGGGCGACAGCTCTTATTCCCCAGAGAAAGCCTATGCCGCCGGGCACCGCGAAGGGCGGCAGGTGATCACCGAAGGGATAGAGGATGCGCTGAGCTGGGCCATGTTCAACCGCGACGACCGCGTGACGGCGGCGGGGTCCATCAGCAATCTGGCCAATGCGCCCCTATTCGCGTGCTGCGACCATTATCTGGTGGTGGCCGACAATGACCCCCAGGATAGCACGTCGCGCGCCGACCTTGAACGGGCGCTGGACACCCTTGCCGACCGCGCCGGGGCCAAGACGGTGTCTGTCACGCGCCCGCTTGCGCAAAAAGACGTCAACGAATTATTGCAGGACAAGGTGAATGGCTGA
- a CDS encoding helix-turn-helix transcriptional regulator, with amino-acid sequence MDSLRDKQMSLVTEAMRATQLKPTPLAERAGIKASTLTKFLHGQTETLRQTTVNKIANFAKLETVKPVGADEPEASLYAGDLGFLREDVEAGTQFKMRVKTRALNLLGIEPDDILVFDRARRARNGDVVCAQKFSHEYGSTETLVRVLRGNFLVTHTTEMTDDVPLFIDDTGLKIMGTLARQIRDRSF; translated from the coding sequence ATGGATTCACTGCGCGACAAACAGATGAGCCTCGTGACCGAGGCCATGCGGGCAACCCAACTCAAGCCCACGCCATTGGCGGAACGGGCTGGCATAAAGGCCAGCACGCTGACAAAATTCCTGCACGGCCAGACCGAAACACTGCGCCAGACAACCGTGAACAAGATCGCCAATTTCGCCAAGCTCGAAACGGTCAAGCCCGTCGGCGCGGACGAGCCAGAAGCCTCTCTATACGCGGGCGACCTGGGCTTTCTTCGTGAGGATGTAGAGGCGGGCACACAGTTTAAGATGCGCGTGAAGACCCGGGCGCTCAATCTTCTGGGGATAGAGCCGGACGATATTCTTGTCTTTGACAGGGCTCGCCGCGCTCGTAACGGCGATGTGGTTTGCGCGCAAAAATTCAGCCACGAATACGGATCAACCGAAACTTTGGTGCGCGTGCTGCGCGGAAACTTTCTTGTGACGCACACGACGGAAATGACCGATGATGTGCCGCTTTTTATTGATGACACCGGACTGAAAATCATGGGCACGCTCGCCCGACAGATCCGCGACCGGTCATTTTGA